The following proteins come from a genomic window of Carassius carassius chromosome 10, fCarCar2.1, whole genome shotgun sequence:
- the LOC132151833 gene encoding KN motif and ankyrin repeat domain-containing protein 4-like isoform X2, with protein sequence MDKKSANGFLSKATDSGVQRKQLPYFVETPYGFHLDLDFLKYVDDIEKGNTIKRVHIQRKNRGPKYSTLPRNFSLPGHGARPLAKDTWANTSTLGSKPKSRVTEVQQLFEFRASDATSGSSSTSGSSPASQSKMPGSSYLPSPKAAAQSREQTSSENEQPMSLNVRPHLLRASSMPINVPRRKGSDSTDEQSSQSQNSSAERLFQPMDGVDRRGSVPQDRASLHQQITAALKRVRELEEQVRTIPELRSQICSLRTEREEMLQRIREHKSKQKSEVPQTDAQVLPVVSEKKEAPSIYKDTAADQEIVQVVQSNKNTEQQSEDQNLVVQDIVETNKSVTDTESEKEQVPAPVSVPVILIEKAETPTDPDEEEGLLQESTLQEEVSKSLSEQAEKQDRSSETLLEDKKSTQLQGISKSEESVATSIFTSTQEDNATVEGTSIITTKENTTAQPSEQNLLTNLELEAKLKNLEESLSKASCELEKTNALLREQMDENRQKDERIQELIDQVKEQNLQGPIETELLSEPVVTCDVSVSTDSKSVQEKGISTEPQPAEGPKETDSKCSSTQTYIVEARDIEVLAQVTTADKIVGVEIVMCDQALETVLQDKEGNSYQEISEMLEKTDSVKDKEQVSDIKDNVLSQIIDTKVSEIVVTESDTEEYVMVESAMVETMGFEKEVTKPTVLETESQESPVVESTETDKAKEERSSGLQSQQEPIETQGQEPNLQSQRASEATTSPAAIGQVVNRIQGLLNEQWASLGSGGQDAKGESSQKPHSSKISSIQSHLRGSLSALSAFYSPVQKGGAAQQSGLKSIMKKNDRPDKQGNGGAKKNLKFVGVNGGYETTSSEDSTGEEDQDEVEEVDSSEPEVEQGEEIETAEEEAAATLLQAEVAEGPKEPDAAQSTTRPQEDQPASELVDKNFMAACHFLKDRMAEVAAPNKDMRQVLMVLYQEWFRVSSQKDSQAETVTLYLREVGYHTPTLLRYIVNLADGNGNMALHYSVSHSNFSVVKLLLDTGLCEVDHQNKAGYTAIMLAALTAAESPEDMEVAQQLLRMGKINARASQSGQTALMLAVSHGRTMMVQVLLDCGADVNIQHPDGSTALMCACEHGHTEIVKILLDRPECDISLTDKDAHTALSVAMKASHSEIVELLKARVDPATVTDPTAPL encoded by the exons ATGGACAAGAAAAGTG CAAATGGCTTTCTTTCCAAGGCCACAGATAGTGGAGTACAGCGTAAACAGCTGCCATATTTTGTAGAGACGCCCTATGGGTTTCACCTGGATCTGGACTTCCTCAAGTATGTAGATGACATAGAGAAAGGTAACACAATCAAGAGGGTGCACATCCAGCGTAAGAACAGGGGCCCAAAGTATAGCACCCTGCCACGCAACTTCAGCCTTCCTGGGCATGGCGCTCGACCTCTAGCCAAAGACACATGGGCCAATACTTCCACTTTAGGGTCCAAACCCAAGTCACGTGTTACTGAAGTCCAGCAGCTTTTTGAGTTCCGAGCCAGTGATGCCACTAGTGGAAGCAGTAGCACCAGTGGAAGCTCCCCTGCCAGCCAGTCAAAGATGCCTGGGAGTAGTTACCTCCCCTCACCAAAGGCAGCTGCGCAGTCTCGAGAACAGACCTCATCTGAGAATGAACAGCCCATGAGCCTTAATGTTAGGCCTCACCTGTTAAGAGCCTCCAGCATGCCCATTAATGTCCCACGTAGGAAAGGATCAGATTCAACTGATGAGCAGAGTTCCCAATCCCAGAACAGCTCAGCTGAGAGGCTTTTTCAACCAATGGATGGAGTTGACAGGAGAGGCAGTGTTCCCCAGGACAGGGCCAGCTTGCATCAACAAATCACAGCTGCGCTGAAAAGGGTGCGTGAGTTAGAAGAGCAAGTCAGGACCATTCCTGAGTTGAGGTCTCAAATATGCTCTCTTagaacagagagagaggaaaTGCTTCAAAGAATTCGAGAACACAAGTCCAAGCAGAAGAGTGAGGTTCCTCAAACCGATGCGCAAGTTCTTCCAGTTGTaagtgaaaagaaagaagctcCTTCCATTTACAAGGATACTGCAGCTGATCAGGAAATTGTTCAAGTAGTACAGTCCAacaaaaacacagaacaacagTCAGAGGATCAAAATCTTGTGGTGCAGGATATTGTAGAAACCAATAAATCAGTGACTGATACAGAGTCAGAGAAGGAACAAGTACCAGCTCCAGTGTCTGTTCCAGTAATACTCATAGAGAAAGCAGAAACTCCAACTGATCCAGATGAAGAAGAGGGATTATTGCAGGAGTCTACACTTCAAGAAGAAGTATCAAAGAGTCTTTCAGAGCAAGCAGAAAAGCAGGATAGATCATCAGAGACATTATTAGAAGATAAAAAGTCAACACAGCTACAAGGGATTTCAAAATCAGAGGAATCAGTTGCTACATCTATATTTACATCCACCCAAGAAGATAATGCAACTGTTGAGGGAACAAGTATAATTACAACTAAAGAAAATACAACAGCCCAACCTTCTGAACAGAATCTTCTCACTAACCTTGAGCTGGAAGCAAAACTGAAAAATCTGGAAGAGAGTCTAAGCAAGGCCAGTTGTGAACTGGAAAAGACAAATGCCTTACTGAGAGAGCAGATGGATGAGAATAGACAAAAGGATGAGAGAATACAGGAACTGATTGATCAAGTGAAAGAGCAGAACCTTCAAGGTCCTATCGAGACAGAGCTGCTATCTGAACCAGTTGTCACATGTGATGTATCGGTCAGTACAGACAGCAAAAGTGTTCAGGAGAAAGGAATCTCAACAGAACCTCAACCAGCTGAGGGTCCCAAAGAAACAGACTCTAAATGCTCGAGCACTCAGACATATATAGTGGAAGCTCGAGACATTGAAGTATTAGCACAAGTCACTACAGCAGACAAAATTGTAGGGGTAGAGATTGTCATGTGTGACCAGGCATTGGAGACTGTACTCCAGGATAAAGAAGGTAACAGTTATCAGGAAATCTCTGAAATGTTAGAGAAGACAGATTCTGTAAAAGACAAAGAACAAGTGAGTGATATCAAAGATAATGTGTTAAGTCAGATTATAGATACCAAAGTCAGTGAAATTGTTGTTACAGAGAGTGACACTGAAGAATATGTCATGGTAGAAAGTGCCATGGTTGAGACTATGGGATTTGAAAAGGAAGTCACTAAGCCCACAGTCCTAGAGACTGAATCTCAGGAGAGTCCAGTTGTTGAAAGCACAGAAACAGACAAAGCAAAAGAAGAAAGAAGTTCAGGTTTGCAATCACAGCAAGAACCAATAGAAACACAAGGACAGGAACCCAACCTTCAGTCTCAAAGGGCGTCTGAAGCCACAACTTCTCCTGCTGCAATCGGTCAGGTTGTTAATCGTATACAGGGCCTTCTTAATGAGCAGTGGGCCAGTCTGGGAAGTGGGGGCCAAGACGCAAAAGGAGAGAGCTCTCAGAAACCTCATTCTTCCAAAATAAGCTCAATTCAAAGCCATTTGAGAGGGTCCCTTAGTGCCCTGTCTGCCTTTTACTCACCTGTTCAGAAAGGAGGGGCTGCACAACAATCAG GCCTCAAATCTATCATGAAGAAGAATGACCGTCCTGACAAGCAGGGAAATGGTGGAGCGAAGAAGAACTTGAAGTTTGTTGGTGTAAACGGAGg CTATGAGACCACCTCCAGTGAGGACTCCACTGGGGAGGAGGATCAGGACGAGGTTGAGGAGGTGGATAGCTCGGAGCCTGAGGTGGAGCAGGGAGAGGAGATTGAAACGGCAGAGGAGGAGGCTGCTGCTACTCTGCTTCAGGCAGAGGTGGCAGAGGGCCCTAAAGAGCCTGATGCTGCGCAGTCCACCACGAGACCCCAGGAGGATCAGCCTGCCAG TGAGTTAGTTGATAAGAACTTCATGGCTGCTTGTCATTTCCTGAAGGATCGCATGGCTGAGGTTGCTGCCCCAAATAAAGACATG AGGCAGGTTCTGATGGTGTTATATCAGGAGTGGTTCCGCGTGTCCAGTCAGAAGGACTCTCAGGCAGAGACAGTCACGCTGTACCTGAGGGAGGTGGGCTACCACACACCCACCCTGCTGCGCTATATAGTAAACCTGGCTGATGGTAATGGAAACATGGCCCTGCACTACAGTGTGTCCCACTCCAACTTCTCTGTGGTAAAGCTGTTACTAGACACAG GACTGTGTGAGGTGGATCACCAGAACAAGGCCGGCTACACTGCTATAATGTTGGCAGCTCTTACTGCGGCAGAGAGTCCTGAGGACATGGAGGTGGCTCAGCAGCTACTGAGAATGGGCAAAATCAATGCTCGAGCCAGCCAG TCAGGGCAAACAGCACTGATGCTTGCAGTTAGTCATGGCCGGACAATGATGGTCCAGGTTCTTCTGGACTGCGGAGCTGATGTGAACATACAGCACCCGGATGGATCCACTGCTCTGATGTGTGCCTGTGAGCATGGCCATACTGAAATAGTCAAAATACTACTGGACAGACCAGAGTGTGACATATCACTCACAGATAAG GATGCACACACAGCTCTGTCAGTAGCCATGAAGGCTTCCCACTCTGAGATTGTTGAACTTCTGAAAGCTCGTGTTGATCCAGCCACGGTCACAGATCCTACAGCTCCACTCTGA
- the LOC132151833 gene encoding KN motif and ankyrin repeat domain-containing protein 4-like isoform X1 yields the protein MFLVDWRGAAFTAHERFSVFTTDFTHDTAKSEIMDKKSANGFLSKATDSGVQRKQLPYFVETPYGFHLDLDFLKYVDDIEKGNTIKRVHIQRKNRGPKYSTLPRNFSLPGHGARPLAKDTWANTSTLGSKPKSRVTEVQQLFEFRASDATSGSSSTSGSSPASQSKMPGSSYLPSPKAAAQSREQTSSENEQPMSLNVRPHLLRASSMPINVPRRKGSDSTDEQSSQSQNSSAERLFQPMDGVDRRGSVPQDRASLHQQITAALKRVRELEEQVRTIPELRSQICSLRTEREEMLQRIREHKSKQKSEVPQTDAQVLPVVSEKKEAPSIYKDTAADQEIVQVVQSNKNTEQQSEDQNLVVQDIVETNKSVTDTESEKEQVPAPVSVPVILIEKAETPTDPDEEEGLLQESTLQEEVSKSLSEQAEKQDRSSETLLEDKKSTQLQGISKSEESVATSIFTSTQEDNATVEGTSIITTKENTTAQPSEQNLLTNLELEAKLKNLEESLSKASCELEKTNALLREQMDENRQKDERIQELIDQVKEQNLQGPIETELLSEPVVTCDVSVSTDSKSVQEKGISTEPQPAEGPKETDSKCSSTQTYIVEARDIEVLAQVTTADKIVGVEIVMCDQALETVLQDKEGNSYQEISEMLEKTDSVKDKEQVSDIKDNVLSQIIDTKVSEIVVTESDTEEYVMVESAMVETMGFEKEVTKPTVLETESQESPVVESTETDKAKEERSSGLQSQQEPIETQGQEPNLQSQRASEATTSPAAIGQVVNRIQGLLNEQWASLGSGGQDAKGESSQKPHSSKISSIQSHLRGSLSALSAFYSPVQKGGAAQQSGLKSIMKKNDRPDKQGNGGAKKNLKFVGVNGGYETTSSEDSTGEEDQDEVEEVDSSEPEVEQGEEIETAEEEAAATLLQAEVAEGPKEPDAAQSTTRPQEDQPASELVDKNFMAACHFLKDRMAEVAAPNKDMRQVLMVLYQEWFRVSSQKDSQAETVTLYLREVGYHTPTLLRYIVNLADGNGNMALHYSVSHSNFSVVKLLLDTGLCEVDHQNKAGYTAIMLAALTAAESPEDMEVAQQLLRMGKINARASQSGQTALMLAVSHGRTMMVQVLLDCGADVNIQHPDGSTALMCACEHGHTEIVKILLDRPECDISLTDKDAHTALSVAMKASHSEIVELLKARVDPATVTDPTAPL from the exons GTTTTCAGTGTTTACAACAGATTTCACCCATGATACTGCAAAATCAGAAATAATGGACAAGAAAAGTG CAAATGGCTTTCTTTCCAAGGCCACAGATAGTGGAGTACAGCGTAAACAGCTGCCATATTTTGTAGAGACGCCCTATGGGTTTCACCTGGATCTGGACTTCCTCAAGTATGTAGATGACATAGAGAAAGGTAACACAATCAAGAGGGTGCACATCCAGCGTAAGAACAGGGGCCCAAAGTATAGCACCCTGCCACGCAACTTCAGCCTTCCTGGGCATGGCGCTCGACCTCTAGCCAAAGACACATGGGCCAATACTTCCACTTTAGGGTCCAAACCCAAGTCACGTGTTACTGAAGTCCAGCAGCTTTTTGAGTTCCGAGCCAGTGATGCCACTAGTGGAAGCAGTAGCACCAGTGGAAGCTCCCCTGCCAGCCAGTCAAAGATGCCTGGGAGTAGTTACCTCCCCTCACCAAAGGCAGCTGCGCAGTCTCGAGAACAGACCTCATCTGAGAATGAACAGCCCATGAGCCTTAATGTTAGGCCTCACCTGTTAAGAGCCTCCAGCATGCCCATTAATGTCCCACGTAGGAAAGGATCAGATTCAACTGATGAGCAGAGTTCCCAATCCCAGAACAGCTCAGCTGAGAGGCTTTTTCAACCAATGGATGGAGTTGACAGGAGAGGCAGTGTTCCCCAGGACAGGGCCAGCTTGCATCAACAAATCACAGCTGCGCTGAAAAGGGTGCGTGAGTTAGAAGAGCAAGTCAGGACCATTCCTGAGTTGAGGTCTCAAATATGCTCTCTTagaacagagagagaggaaaTGCTTCAAAGAATTCGAGAACACAAGTCCAAGCAGAAGAGTGAGGTTCCTCAAACCGATGCGCAAGTTCTTCCAGTTGTaagtgaaaagaaagaagctcCTTCCATTTACAAGGATACTGCAGCTGATCAGGAAATTGTTCAAGTAGTACAGTCCAacaaaaacacagaacaacagTCAGAGGATCAAAATCTTGTGGTGCAGGATATTGTAGAAACCAATAAATCAGTGACTGATACAGAGTCAGAGAAGGAACAAGTACCAGCTCCAGTGTCTGTTCCAGTAATACTCATAGAGAAAGCAGAAACTCCAACTGATCCAGATGAAGAAGAGGGATTATTGCAGGAGTCTACACTTCAAGAAGAAGTATCAAAGAGTCTTTCAGAGCAAGCAGAAAAGCAGGATAGATCATCAGAGACATTATTAGAAGATAAAAAGTCAACACAGCTACAAGGGATTTCAAAATCAGAGGAATCAGTTGCTACATCTATATTTACATCCACCCAAGAAGATAATGCAACTGTTGAGGGAACAAGTATAATTACAACTAAAGAAAATACAACAGCCCAACCTTCTGAACAGAATCTTCTCACTAACCTTGAGCTGGAAGCAAAACTGAAAAATCTGGAAGAGAGTCTAAGCAAGGCCAGTTGTGAACTGGAAAAGACAAATGCCTTACTGAGAGAGCAGATGGATGAGAATAGACAAAAGGATGAGAGAATACAGGAACTGATTGATCAAGTGAAAGAGCAGAACCTTCAAGGTCCTATCGAGACAGAGCTGCTATCTGAACCAGTTGTCACATGTGATGTATCGGTCAGTACAGACAGCAAAAGTGTTCAGGAGAAAGGAATCTCAACAGAACCTCAACCAGCTGAGGGTCCCAAAGAAACAGACTCTAAATGCTCGAGCACTCAGACATATATAGTGGAAGCTCGAGACATTGAAGTATTAGCACAAGTCACTACAGCAGACAAAATTGTAGGGGTAGAGATTGTCATGTGTGACCAGGCATTGGAGACTGTACTCCAGGATAAAGAAGGTAACAGTTATCAGGAAATCTCTGAAATGTTAGAGAAGACAGATTCTGTAAAAGACAAAGAACAAGTGAGTGATATCAAAGATAATGTGTTAAGTCAGATTATAGATACCAAAGTCAGTGAAATTGTTGTTACAGAGAGTGACACTGAAGAATATGTCATGGTAGAAAGTGCCATGGTTGAGACTATGGGATTTGAAAAGGAAGTCACTAAGCCCACAGTCCTAGAGACTGAATCTCAGGAGAGTCCAGTTGTTGAAAGCACAGAAACAGACAAAGCAAAAGAAGAAAGAAGTTCAGGTTTGCAATCACAGCAAGAACCAATAGAAACACAAGGACAGGAACCCAACCTTCAGTCTCAAAGGGCGTCTGAAGCCACAACTTCTCCTGCTGCAATCGGTCAGGTTGTTAATCGTATACAGGGCCTTCTTAATGAGCAGTGGGCCAGTCTGGGAAGTGGGGGCCAAGACGCAAAAGGAGAGAGCTCTCAGAAACCTCATTCTTCCAAAATAAGCTCAATTCAAAGCCATTTGAGAGGGTCCCTTAGTGCCCTGTCTGCCTTTTACTCACCTGTTCAGAAAGGAGGGGCTGCACAACAATCAG GCCTCAAATCTATCATGAAGAAGAATGACCGTCCTGACAAGCAGGGAAATGGTGGAGCGAAGAAGAACTTGAAGTTTGTTGGTGTAAACGGAGg CTATGAGACCACCTCCAGTGAGGACTCCACTGGGGAGGAGGATCAGGACGAGGTTGAGGAGGTGGATAGCTCGGAGCCTGAGGTGGAGCAGGGAGAGGAGATTGAAACGGCAGAGGAGGAGGCTGCTGCTACTCTGCTTCAGGCAGAGGTGGCAGAGGGCCCTAAAGAGCCTGATGCTGCGCAGTCCACCACGAGACCCCAGGAGGATCAGCCTGCCAG TGAGTTAGTTGATAAGAACTTCATGGCTGCTTGTCATTTCCTGAAGGATCGCATGGCTGAGGTTGCTGCCCCAAATAAAGACATG AGGCAGGTTCTGATGGTGTTATATCAGGAGTGGTTCCGCGTGTCCAGTCAGAAGGACTCTCAGGCAGAGACAGTCACGCTGTACCTGAGGGAGGTGGGCTACCACACACCCACCCTGCTGCGCTATATAGTAAACCTGGCTGATGGTAATGGAAACATGGCCCTGCACTACAGTGTGTCCCACTCCAACTTCTCTGTGGTAAAGCTGTTACTAGACACAG GACTGTGTGAGGTGGATCACCAGAACAAGGCCGGCTACACTGCTATAATGTTGGCAGCTCTTACTGCGGCAGAGAGTCCTGAGGACATGGAGGTGGCTCAGCAGCTACTGAGAATGGGCAAAATCAATGCTCGAGCCAGCCAG TCAGGGCAAACAGCACTGATGCTTGCAGTTAGTCATGGCCGGACAATGATGGTCCAGGTTCTTCTGGACTGCGGAGCTGATGTGAACATACAGCACCCGGATGGATCCACTGCTCTGATGTGTGCCTGTGAGCATGGCCATACTGAAATAGTCAAAATACTACTGGACAGACCAGAGTGTGACATATCACTCACAGATAAG GATGCACACACAGCTCTGTCAGTAGCCATGAAGGCTTCCCACTCTGAGATTGTTGAACTTCTGAAAGCTCGTGTTGATCCAGCCACGGTCACAGATCCTACAGCTCCACTCTGA